A stretch of the Pseudomonas sp. ACM7 genome encodes the following:
- a CDS encoding siphovirus Gp157 family protein: MTQLYALTGKLAELQAMADTDDEGLKEALQYAMDEVQGDFNVKADNIVMLRRNIESDVTAIDNEIERLAELKRVKTNSVSQISDYLRRNMEAANIKSIKRPLFTITLALGKEKVIVDKEDDLPEDFIVPKTTFAPDKNAIAAKLKEIRDHNDAVRKRMDAGEDAEHELIEEPAWAHLERGDSSIRIK, encoded by the coding sequence ATGACCCAACTCTACGCACTCACCGGCAAACTGGCCGAGCTCCAGGCCATGGCCGACACCGACGATGAGGGTCTGAAAGAGGCCCTGCAGTACGCCATGGACGAGGTTCAAGGTGACTTCAATGTGAAGGCCGACAACATTGTCATGCTGCGCCGCAACATCGAAAGCGACGTTACTGCCATCGACAACGAGATTGAGCGACTTGCCGAGCTCAAGCGCGTCAAGACCAACAGCGTCTCGCAGATCAGCGACTACCTGCGCCGCAATATGGAAGCAGCCAACATCAAGTCGATCAAGCGCCCCCTGTTCACCATCACTCTGGCGCTCGGCAAGGAAAAGGTCATCGTCGATAAAGAAGACGACCTGCCAGAGGACTTCATTGTCCCGAAGACCACCTTTGCGCCAGACAAGAACGCCATCGCCGCCAAGCTCAAAGAAATCCGCGATCACAACGACGCTGTACGCAAACGCATGGATGCCGGTGAAGACGCAGAACACGAACTCATCGAAGAGCCAGCCTGGGCGCACCTCGAGCGCGGCGACAGTTCGATCAGAATCAAGTGA